The nucleotide window AGGAGAGCGGAAGACAGCGACACCCACATGGACGAGGCTGTGGACCAGGGCCTGGGCATGGAGGAGACTGGTCATGGCCTGCTGCGGAGGCCCTCGCTCAGGGAGACCTACAACAGCGACTCCCTGCTGGCTCCAGACACGGACTTCATGGGAGGTCAGTAACACGGGGGGCGGAGGGACCTGGGAGTGTGGTGCTGTCGGGCAGCACGAGCAGCATTCCTGTCTCAGTGTGGGAGAGATGAGCTCTGGGATACGTGTTGAATGAGACCCTTGGAGAGGAGATCATGGTTTGAGTCATAATGGTTTGTCTATGTCTGTGGCTGTCAGCCTGGTAATGGGGTTGTTGACTTTGTGACAAGGCTGGCTCTGGTACAAAAGTGCAAGGCTTTCATTCTCATTTTCCTTGGGGGTTGAGGCTTCGTGAGTGCTGATCTTTTGAtctgacaggtgtgtgggtgggtgtgtgtgtgtgagtgacacaatgTTAATGTGACGTGAGAACATCAGAGAACATCAGCAGGCGCTTACATGGTCAGACATTAAGCTTCTCTTCTCAGAAATATCAACCTTTCTTtcaaattccccacactatagaCACACTTAAGCAATAATCACCAACAGCCAGACCAAGCAATCATAATATGCCCTGTAATGGCCATAATTTTTTTAACCCAAGTTCGGTATTGTAACAGCcgaacacattttttaaatattcattaGACTGTCCGGGTTTAGGAGACGAATGGAAGTTCGTTTTGGCGGGAAGGTTTTTGTGCATATGCACTATGTATGGTTACATAGGGTTGTAACATGACTAGACAGATGCTGTTCAGAAAATACAGGCTCCATCTGTGATATGACAATCCCAGATTACTGCACTCTCCATTGCCACTGTCTGCTTTAGTTATGTTTCAATGTATTTTGTGGTTGTGATATTGGTAAGTGTGAAAAGTGGCCAGTATGTTtgcgttgggggggggggggggggggggtttctttGCGTGTCCGTGTTCaggggatggacagacagagagaactgGGCTTTGTGTTGTTGAGTTGCTGCAGAGATTGAGCTCTCGGCCGCTAATTCCCTTTTACAGCGCTGGGATTATGAGCTATTCTAATCCCAATCCCATATGGGGTCTGGAGGTGGCACAGGGCTGATGTCATCGccaaagacaggaagagaagcgCGAGGGCACAGATCCACAGTCACAACCCCCCAGACACAAGGCCGTGCGCGCCTCGCTGCATGTACAGCTGGATGGTCAGGAATAGTTAGTCCTCTGTTAATGCTGCCCTgataggaggagaagagagggcagCTTTCACTCTGATTCTCCCTCATCAGCTTCATGTGGCTTCTTCAAATATCTCAAAGCTGAAAGGCTAGCTTGATGTTCAATCTAGCTCGAGTGCAACATTATATAGAAGTTCCATATTTGGGTGGAGATGGTGGGTTAAAGGAAGTCCGAACTGTcacagtacagtaaaagtgcATGTCTGGGGTCACTGCCTGTATGTGGCTCACTGTGAGCCCCTGTTAGCAGGTGTCCTGTCAGACTCGAAATACAGGAGCTGGCAATAATCATCTAAATTCCTACAAGCTGCTTACAGAAGAACAATACACACTCCACAAGGACACGGTCCACCTTCACCTGAAGCAGGGAAAGAGAAGGATCCTGCTGTCTTCCgatccttctctctgtgtctctctctctctccccctctcctggacacgtctgtgtctctctctctccccccctctcctggacacgtctgtgtctctctctctccccccctctcctggacacgtctgtgtctctctctctccccccctctcctggacacgtctgtgtctctctctctccccccctctcctggacacgtctgtgtctctctctccccccctctcctggacaCGGGCTTatctgtgtgggggtggggtcactGCCAAAGAAGCTCATTCAGAGGGATTATCATTGTGCTCCAAACCCCACTGTtaaccagaacacacactctgcattaacacacacaaacacacacacacacacacatactatttagGCCGAACTACTGAGGATAGATCTGCTTGAGTTTTAAGCACCACCCAACCCCAAAcccccacccctacacacacacacacacacacacacacacacacacactagaaggAGGGTTTTAAGCGCTGTCATAAACATCACCCTGTCCCACATCATCTGACagccatccagagagagagagaaagagagagagagagagagagagagagagaggataaaggagagacaaaaggagaacATACCAaaacatcacttcagtggttcaTTTGGGCTCTGGACCTGAGGCTTTGTGACcggaaaggaaaagagaatcCAGGCGTGagctgagtgtgagtgtgtgtgtgtgagtgtgtgtgtgggtgggtgggtgcatgACACAACTGGATCAGAGGAGATGAGATCTTAGTGGACAGCCTCCAGTAGATCCCAGAGAGCCGCCGGTCCGATGGAAGGACAGCCCGCCCGTCACACAGGagccagtggaggaggagagggggacgagggagggaaggagagagaggagaggaagaggagaaggtcgGGATCGGAAGGTGTGTCAAGCCGTCAGACCTCCCGTGACAGCTTGTCACAACTCAGGGTTTGCAATGGCATCTCATATGTCTGTTTCTATGGCTTATATTCCTCATGGCACCAAGGACTGTATTTTGTATACCAAGGACAATTGTTACAGGTTGCCAAAGAACACATGTTTTGTGTCAGTTACGGAAGTTGAATTGGTGGGATTTTCAATAAGCATGGTTTCACTAAAACTGGTGTTAGTGGCATTGAGAGCCCAAGAGTCCATGGATAAGGCTGTTGTTCGTTTGTGGTGCCAGCTGTTCAAGATGACCTTGTTTATCGCTTCCAttccgctctctctgtctctctgtctctgtctctctgtctctctctctctctctctctctctctctctctctctctctctctctctctctctctctctctctctctctctctctctctctctctctctctctctctctctctctctctctctctgtcgctctctgggGTTTCACATCACATCTACAGACACTAACTATCCCAACCAGGTTTCATTTCCGGACTCATTTTGAGTCCTATCGAGTTGTGGTTAAGTTTGAACAGTTTGTGGGTTTCATTTTGACTCGTGTAGTTTGTATGAGGTTGTTCCATGCTGTATTTAAGGCTCCCATCCTTCCATTAAATCTGCCTGGTACATCATGTGCTCCGTAGAGCGAAACAGCTGACCACGAAGTGCATTCAGCTCAAGGCTAACGTGTCGATAATGACGAGAGAGATGTGATTATCCGTTCATGTAAATGTGATTATCTGTAAATATAAATCTTCATCATACTGCGTACGGCTTTCAAAATGTAATTTGAGCTCTGCATGGTAGCTGCAATGTATCAGAAGGTTGGATTAATGTTATTGCGGCTTTAGTTTAGAGTGCTAACAGTGTTGCTCAGTCCCATGGGAAGAAGTTTAAGATCAGACAAAGGGGAACGTGTCCTGACCAATGTCAAGACAGCACTGAAACATCCCCACCAGTATACAGCAGCAGAGCAGGGCCATCAAATGTTCATCTGAAAATCAAAAATGTTGAAACCAAAACAAACCAGGAACAGAAACATGTGgaaccccctgctccctccagaTGACCACAGCTCTGCGGCCAGCGGCGTGGACGTGGTGGACCGCCTGACGTACCTGGAGCAGAGGATGCAGATGCAGGAGGATGAGATCCAGCTGCTGAAGATGGCCCTGTCAGACGTCCTGAAGAGGCTCAACATCTCAGAGGAGCACCAGGCTGCAGCCAATAGGAAGAACCCGGCAGGAAGCAAAGGTGGGGGAACGTAGATGACACgcaagtccacacacactcacacaaacacacacacactcacactcacacacacactcacacctccttccctgtgtgtttgttgcagCAGCCAGGCCTGTGTCTCTGGCTCTGCCCTTCAGACCCCCCATGGTGAGCCACAGGGCTGCCCCTCTGAAGAGCACCACGCTGCCCTCTGCCTCCACAGCAAGGAACTACTCTgcctcccccactcccaccaAGAGGTGAGACCAACAAGTATTTCAAGCTGCTAACGTTTGAGCCCACTGTTAGTTAAGAAGCACGGCGGGAAAACAATGACCTTACTCTGATCAGCAGCCACTTAGCCAAAATAGATGTCTCTTGCCtggaggcatgtgtgtgtttagttagGGTGTCTAGCTGTGGGACTGCATGATGGTGCTGAGACTGGAGGTTGAGTTGAGGAAAGGAATGGTACTGAGGTAAATCCCCCTTCTCACTGAGTGGTTTTATGTGTTATTATACCATGGGCAGTCTCATCATCATTAGCACGGTTGGTTCATCTCTCTcgcctcatgctctctctcctcctcacctctcccttctaTGCTTTTGTCTCGATGTTTatctatctttttttttctccctttttgCTCATCCACGTGTTTggatatctctctcctcctcttctatcctcctctacccccccccccctccccctccctctaccccccctcctccctcccctccctctgcctccccctcccccctcccctccctctgcccccccctcctccctccctctccccccagtggAGTGATGAGCCCTGCAGGCAGTGTAAAGGACAGCCCCTGCACCTCTAAGACCACCAGACCTCGGCCCACTTCTGCGGCCCCCACCTGTAAGAAAACTCATGAGAGGTAGGCAtggtaccccccccacacacacacacacacacacacacacacacacacaaccccttcGACACTCCCGGCACTCTCGGCTTCCtggaactgaactgcatcaacCAGGCTCTTTCAACGTGAACGTTGCGCTTTCAACATCAAGTGTTAATTGTTTGATGTGGTGTCACACAACTGTATCGAAAGTATGCACAGTATGTGACTCACCTCTCTGTTgttgttctccccctccccccccctcctccttgcaTACTTGCAGCGGCAGCAAAGCCAAGGAGCCTGCAGTAAGTGTAGGTAAGAGATTGCTTCTATCAGGCTGTGGTAGTACGCTCTGTTGGCCAGCAGGTAGAAGCTTAAGAGGACCCTGTGGGGGAAAATGGCATCATTAACTAAATGCGAAACAGCTGCAGCTTAGATTGTTGTTGCTTTAGCCAGTGGGCAGTAAATGCTGTGGCATCAGTTTGGTGTGCCTGGTGCAAATTGGGCCCATGTACTCAgctggtgtgtctgtttgtttcttGCAGGGTCAAGGCGTGTGACACACTGCAAAGGTAGGCCTCAGTCCTGTCTGTGGAGGAGACCACATCCCCTGTGTCACCTTTAGCCTAGCCGCACAACCTGTCGCATTCTTTACCAGCGTCACTTCCTCCTGGTCTAGTCAGGAAGACTGAATGTGTGCTGTGTTGGAACACTCCGTTTATGCTTATTTCTCATTTCCTCCATGTCTCACCATGACCACCTTGTCTGCTtgaccctcctcccacctcctcctccccctcctctcctctcctgtccccctcctctccccctccctttcctcccccctcctccgcctccccctccccccctgctcgttcacacccccacccccctcccctcgtcacctTACCTCACATCCTGTTTCCTCCGTTCGTCCatcgccccctcccctcccctcacgtcTTCACTTAGTGACTATGCAGATCTATCTGAGCCCCCTCACAAGAAGGACTGGATCTTCTGAGGCGCCCAAATCAGCACCTACCGTCCCCAACACCCGCCCCACAGAGCCAccctccgccccccaccccaAGGCAGGCTCCAGCAaagaccaggccagaccagagacCCACAAAACAGCCTCAGCCTTCAACCTCCCCCTCCAGAAAAGTACCACCCAGAATACATACTCTCACATGGACACACTCAGCTACAAAAGCCCTATCAAATCACCTAGCCAGTACTTCCAAATATGTTACTAGTGTGTAGGCTAGGCGAACGAGGAGGTTTTTAACGTCTTTTAACGTTTTTCCTTGGGTCTTTCATTTTTCCTTGGTATAGTTCCGTTTAGGGTTGCATAGTGCGATAATCGGTTTCTGAACCTGGCGTTAGACAGGACTTCCACAGCGAGCTAGGGAACTTGATTGAGGACTGTTGAAAATGCTGTTCAAatcttttaatgtttgaaggCAAATGATAATAGGGGGGAAGCTTGTCTACAGTCGAGGGAAAGAGTGACTGTGAAGAAGTCGTGTTGATTAGGTATTTGATTTGAGTTTTGAATGTTGTTTGCATTACCTAACATAGTAGTAGATAACACAAGACGATCTAGTACTATTATAGAAGTCTAGCACTAGTAGTTTTTTGCCTCTCCACTTTCATAACTATTTACTTTTCTTAAAACCAAACACCCGttttaaaaagtgttttttACCTTCTCTCTGTTGGTGAAGTCTTGATTGTCTGTGTGGATAATTGTGTGAGTCAGTGTCAgtagagtgtatgagtgtgcattAGTACTCTCCTATAagtcagttctgtttttgctTTTTGTTCCATGTTTCTGTCAGCTGCTATGCCAGCTGCTAATAAACATTTCAgttttctcca belongs to Osmerus eperlanus chromosome 8, fOsmEpe2.1, whole genome shotgun sequence and includes:
- the LOC134025485 gene encoding echinoderm microtubule-associated protein-like 4 isoform X2, producing the protein MEGRREERGVHEEQGGEGAAGHRITPRTHTHTHTRVQPHTHRARSMARRAEDSDTHMDEAVDQGLGMEETGHGLLRRPSLRETYNSDSLLAPDTDFMGDDHSSAASGVDVVDRLTYLEQRMQMQEDEIQLLKMALSDVLKRLNISEEHQAAANRKNPAGSKARPVSLALPFRPPMVSHRAAPLKSTTLPSASTARNYSASPTPTKSGVMSPAGSVKDSPCTSKTTRPRPTSAAPTCKKTHESGSKAKEPAVSVGSRRVTHCKVTMQIYLSPLTRRTGSSEAPKSAPTVPNTRPTEPPSAPHPKAGSSKDQARPETHKTASAFNLPLQKSTTQNTYSHMDTLSYKSPIKSPSQYFQICY
- the LOC134025485 gene encoding echinoderm microtubule-associated protein-like 4 isoform X1, translated to MEGRREERGVHEEQGGEGAAGHRITPRTHTHTHTRVQPHTHRARSMARRAEDSDTHMDEAVDQGLGMEETGHGLLRRPSLRETYNSDSLLAPDTDFMGDDHSSAASGVDVVDRLTYLEQRMQMQEDEIQLLKMALSDVLKRLNISEEHQAAANRKNPAGSKAARPVSLALPFRPPMVSHRAAPLKSTTLPSASTARNYSASPTPTKSGVMSPAGSVKDSPCTSKTTRPRPTSAAPTCKKTHESGSKAKEPAVSVGSRRVTHCKVTMQIYLSPLTRRTGSSEAPKSAPTVPNTRPTEPPSAPHPKAGSSKDQARPETHKTASAFNLPLQKSTTQNTYSHMDTLSYKSPIKSPSQYFQICY
- the LOC134025485 gene encoding echinoderm microtubule-associated protein-like 1 isoform X3 codes for the protein MEGQPARHTGASGGGEGDEGGKEREERKRRRSGSEDDHSSAASGVDVVDRLTYLEQRMQMQEDEIQLLKMALSDVLKRLNISEEHQAAANRKNPAGSKAARPVSLALPFRPPMVSHRAAPLKSTTLPSASTARNYSASPTPTKSGVMSPAGSVKDSPCTSKTTRPRPTSAAPTCKKTHESGSKAKEPAVSVGSRRVTHCKVTMQIYLSPLTRRTGSSEAPKSAPTVPNTRPTEPPSAPHPKAGSSKDQARPETHKTASAFNLPLQKSTTQNTYSHMDTLSYKSPIKSPSQYFQICY